A window from Malassezia restricta chromosome I, complete sequence encodes these proteins:
- a CDS encoding 2-polyprenyl-6-hydroxyphenyl methylase/3-demethylubiquinone-9 3-methyltransferase — protein MLSVSRRLGVHGRLIGRAMHTASSVDPRDIAHFSRLADEWWNEQGEFAALHTMNRVRVQFMREKLQEVRGWDRAVAEALGRDVPLPLNSPDFLHGCSMLDIGCGGGILAESATRLGACVTGVDASADNIRVASVHAARDPSLHVRERAEDHVPASLAYLAASAESLAGRTYDIVTAMEVVEHVNQPADFLRCLASLIKPGGHLFLSTMSRTVFSYFLTIFLAEDMLRVVTPGTHRHSQYIHPFEMVDFFRSLGWIPGERDVLADRPLLPNGTPIAPLPPRLQYETRGTMYVPGLGQWILVPPRAVPNGSSSWLPSCLGGGIRPTELCNYFFWVRRPW, from the coding sequence ATGCTTTCCGTCTCTCGGCGCTTGGGTGTGCATGGCCGCCTGATCgggcgcgccatgcacacggcgtcgtccgtgGACCCGAGGGACATTGCGCACTTCTCGCGCCTGGCGGACGAGTGGTGGAATGAGCAGGGCGAGtttgcggcgctgcatACGATGAATCGCGTCCGTGTCCAGTTCATGCGCGAAAAACTCCAGGAAGTGCGCGGCTGGGACAGGGCCGTCGCCGAGGCCTTGGGTCGCGATGTGCCCTTGCCGCTCAACTCGCCGGACTTTTTGCATGGATGCAGTATGCTCGACATCGGgtgtggcggcggcatTCTGGCCGAGTCTGCGACGCGGTTGGGCGCGTGTGTGACGGGCGTCGACGCTTCGGCGGACAATATCCGCGTAGCGTCTGTGCACGCGGCCCGTGATCCATCCCTGCATGTTCGCGAGCGTGCAGAAGACCACGTTCCAGCCTCGCTGGCGTACCTGGCGGCGTCTGCCGAGTCGCTGGCCGGGCGCACGTATGACATCGTGACAGCGATGGAagtcgtcgagcatgtgaACCAGCCCGCCGACTTTTTGCGATGCCTTGCGTCGCTGATCAAACCTGGTGGCCACCTGTTCCtctcgaccatgtcgcgcaCCGTGTTCTCCTACTTTTTGACGATCTTCCTCGCCGAGGACATGCTGCGTGTCGTGACGCCCGGCACACATCGACACTCGCAGTATATCCACCCCTTCGAGATGGTCGATTTCTTCCGCTCTCTGGGCTGGATTCCTGGCGagcgcgatgtgctggctgATCGGCCGCTGCTGCCCAACGGCACACCcatcgcgccgctgccgccccGGCTGCAGTACGAGACTCGCGGCACAATGTACGTCCCCGGCCTGGGCCAGTGGATCCTCGTGCCGCCCCGTGCCGTGCCGAACGGCTCGTCCTCATGGCTTCCATCGTGCCTCGGTGGGGGTATCCGGCCTACGGAACTGTGCAACTACTTCTTCTGGGTCCGGCGGCCATGGTAG